Proteins encoded within one genomic window of Halobacteroides halobius DSM 5150:
- the pflB gene encoding formate C-acetyltransferase, whose translation MAKQKFKSGKWEEEIEVRDFVQQNYTPYRGDDSFLAGPTNRTEKLWNECSELLWEEIENDGVLDVDTETVSDIDAYDAGYIDKSLEKVVGLQSDEPLKRTLNTYGGIRMARQAAEAYGYEVDEEIDEIFTKYRKTHNDGVYDAYTPELREIRRSGVITGLPDAYGRGRIIGDYRRIALYGIDRLIEDKKQDVTHLPTRMTEDHIRLREEVSEQIKALKKLKELGATYNLDLSRPAQNAQEAIQWTYMGYLASIQENNGAAMSFGRVAEFFDIYIEQDIKAGKLTEEEAQELIDDFVIKLRMARQLRTPAYNELFSGDPLWITIVVGGMGIDGRPLVSKTSFRILNTLYNLGPAPEPNLTVLWSENLPEGFKNFCTKVSKDTSSIQYENDDLMRENFGDDYSIACCVSAMKTGKEMQYFGARCNLPKTLLYSLNGGRDEKTGVQVGPEFAPYEKDVLEFEEVMNKFDMFLDWLVEKYVDALNIIHYMHDKYAYERVQMALHDTDVDRIMGFGVAGLSIIADSLSAIKYATVKPIKNDDGIIVDFEIEGDFPKYGNDDDRVDELAVDVVKRFMTKLKEHDLYRDAKHSMSILTITSNVVYGKKTGATPDGRKAGEPFAPGANPMHGRDNSGAIASLNSVAKLPYDYCQDGISNTFSIVPKALGADESKQVNNMTSILDGYFAQGAHHLNVNVFQRETLEDAVEHPEKYPQLTIRVSGYAVNFIRLTPEQQQEVIARTFHKNM comes from the coding sequence ATGGCTAAACAGAAATTTAAATCTGGTAAATGGGAAGAGGAGATTGAGGTAAGGGATTTTGTGCAACAAAATTATACTCCTTATCGAGGAGATGATTCTTTCTTAGCAGGGCCAACTAATAGAACTGAGAAGTTATGGAATGAATGTAGTGAGTTATTATGGGAAGAGATTGAGAATGATGGTGTATTAGATGTAGATACTGAAACTGTTTCTGATATAGATGCTTATGATGCTGGATATATTGATAAAAGTTTAGAAAAAGTTGTTGGATTACAATCAGATGAGCCATTAAAGAGAACATTAAACACTTATGGTGGTATTAGAATGGCTCGTCAAGCTGCTGAAGCATATGGATATGAAGTTGATGAAGAAATTGATGAAATTTTTACTAAGTATAGAAAGACTCATAATGATGGTGTTTATGATGCTTACACACCAGAATTAAGAGAGATTCGTCGTTCTGGCGTAATTACTGGGTTACCTGATGCTTATGGGCGAGGTAGAATTATTGGTGATTATCGTCGGATTGCTTTATATGGTATTGATCGTTTAATTGAAGATAAGAAGCAGGATGTTACTCATTTACCTACACGAATGACAGAAGATCATATTCGATTACGTGAGGAAGTAAGTGAACAGATTAAAGCTTTAAAGAAGCTAAAAGAGTTAGGTGCAACTTATAATTTAGATCTATCCCGTCCAGCCCAAAATGCTCAGGAAGCTATCCAGTGGACTTATATGGGATATTTAGCTTCTATTCAAGAGAATAATGGAGCAGCAATGTCTTTTGGTCGGGTAGCTGAATTCTTTGATATTTATATTGAACAAGATATTAAAGCAGGTAAATTAACAGAAGAAGAAGCACAAGAGTTAATTGATGATTTTGTAATTAAGTTAAGAATGGCGCGACAATTAAGAACTCCTGCGTATAATGAACTATTTAGTGGTGATCCACTATGGATTACTATTGTAGTTGGTGGCATGGGAATTGATGGAAGACCCTTAGTATCTAAGACAAGCTTTAGAATCTTAAATACGTTATATAATTTAGGACCAGCTCCAGAACCTAACCTAACTGTTTTATGGTCTGAAAATCTACCAGAAGGCTTTAAAAACTTCTGTACTAAGGTTTCTAAAGATACAAGTTCTATTCAGTATGAAAATGATGATTTAATGCGGGAGAACTTTGGTGATGATTACTCAATTGCTTGCTGTGTATCTGCTATGAAAACTGGTAAAGAAATGCAGTATTTTGGAGCTAGATGTAACCTTCCAAAGACTTTACTTTATTCTTTAAATGGTGGACGAGATGAAAAAACTGGTGTGCAGGTTGGCCCAGAGTTTGCTCCTTATGAAAAAGACGTATTAGAGTTTGAAGAAGTAATGAATAAATTTGATATGTTCTTAGATTGGTTAGTAGAAAAGTATGTGGATGCTTTAAATATTATTCACTATATGCATGATAAGTATGCTTATGAGCGGGTACAGATGGCCCTTCATGATACAGATGTAGATAGAATTATGGGCTTTGGGGTAGCAGGATTATCAATTATTGCTGACTCTTTAAGTGCTATTAAATATGCAACTGTTAAACCAATTAAGAATGATGATGGAATTATAGTGGATTTTGAAATCGAAGGAGATTTTCCTAAATACGGAAATGATGATGATAGAGTTGATGAATTAGCAGTTGATGTAGTAAAAAGGTTTATGACTAAATTAAAGGAACACGATTTATATAGAGATGCTAAACACTCAATGTCTATTCTAACAATTACTTCTAATGTTGTATATGGTAAAAAGACTGGTGCTACTCCAGATGGAAGAAAAGCTGGTGAACCATTTGCTCCTGGTGCTAATCCAATGCATGGGCGTGATAATTCAGGTGCTATAGCTTCATTAAATTCTGTAGCTAAACTACCTTATGATTATTGCCAGGATGGTATCTCTAATACTTTCTCTATTGTTCCTAAAGCATTAGGTGCAGATGAATCTAAGCAAGTTAATAATATGACTTCTATTTTAGATGGTTATTTTGCTCAGGGAGCACATCACTTAAATGTTAATGTATTCCAAAGAGAGACATTAGAAGACGCTGTTGAGCATCCAGAGAAATATCCACAATTAACAATTAGAGTTTCTGGTTATGCTGTTAACTTTATTCGATTAACGCCAGAACAGCAGCAGGAAGTTATAGCTAGAACCTTCCATAAGAATATGTAA
- a CDS encoding adenylosuccinate synthase — protein sequence MTTTVVIGTQWGDEGKGKVTDLIAEEADLVVRYQGGNNAGHTVVVEDTEYKLHLIPSGVLYDDTKCVIGNGVVVDPKVLIEELNYLAEKGVEVTNFYISSKAHLIMPYHRMLDKAEEIRKGNDKIGTTGKGIGPVYRDKIGRLGIRVEDLLDEDRFATKVNEAVELKNLVLNNVYGLDTLDAEEIIAEYLDYAKQIKGFVTDTSLLVNQEIEAGKNVLFEGAQGTLLDIDHGTYPYVTSSNPTAGGVCNGVGVGPTKINNILGIVKAYTTRVGEGPFPAELTEEIGEHLRDKGHEFGTTTGRPRRCGWFDAVIVKYAARVNGLTSLAVTKLDVLDELEEVKICTGYKYQGELLTEFPTNEEILKECKPVYETLSGWQEDTSQIKEYDKLPQNAKKYIDRICELTGVELSILSVGPKRSETMILDQLV from the coding sequence ATGACAACTACTGTAGTAATAGGAACTCAATGGGGCGATGAAGGAAAAGGTAAGGTAACAGATTTAATTGCGGAAGAAGCTGATCTTGTGGTTCGTTATCAAGGTGGTAATAATGCTGGACATACTGTAGTAGTAGAGGATACAGAATATAAGTTACATTTAATTCCCTCGGGCGTTCTTTATGATGATACTAAATGTGTGATTGGGAATGGAGTTGTAGTTGATCCTAAAGTTTTAATTGAAGAGCTTAATTATTTGGCTGAAAAAGGTGTAGAGGTAACTAACTTTTATATTAGTTCTAAAGCTCATTTAATTATGCCTTATCATAGGATGTTAGATAAGGCTGAAGAAATTCGCAAAGGAAATGATAAGATCGGTACTACTGGTAAAGGGATTGGCCCGGTTTATCGAGATAAAATTGGTCGATTAGGAATTAGAGTTGAGGATCTATTGGATGAAGATAGATTTGCTACTAAAGTAAACGAAGCAGTCGAATTGAAGAATTTAGTATTAAATAATGTTTATGGTTTGGATACTTTAGATGCAGAGGAGATTATTGCGGAGTATTTAGATTATGCAAAGCAGATTAAAGGTTTTGTGACTGATACTTCTTTATTGGTTAATCAGGAGATAGAAGCAGGTAAAAATGTGTTATTTGAGGGAGCACAAGGGACTTTATTAGATATAGATCATGGTACTTACCCTTATGTTACTTCTTCTAATCCAACAGCTGGTGGGGTTTGTAATGGTGTAGGAGTTGGCCCAACTAAGATAAATAATATTTTAGGTATTGTTAAGGCTTATACTACACGAGTTGGTGAGGGCCCATTTCCTGCTGAATTAACAGAGGAGATTGGTGAGCATTTAAGAGATAAAGGACATGAGTTTGGAACAACAACAGGTAGACCTAGAAGGTGTGGTTGGTTTGATGCAGTGATTGTTAAGTATGCTGCGCGAGTAAATGGATTAACTAGTCTAGCAGTCACTAAACTAGATGTATTAGATGAACTAGAGGAAGTTAAAATCTGTACTGGCTATAAGTATCAAGGGGAACTTTTAACAGAGTTTCCGACTAATGAAGAAATTCTAAAGGAATGTAAACCAGTTTATGAAACTTTATCTGGGTGGCAAGAAGATACTTCTCAGATTAAAGAATATGATAAACTACCACAGAATGCTAAAAAGTATATAGATCGAATTTGTGAGTTGACAGGGGTTGAGCTATCAATTTTATCTGTTGGCCCTAAGCGCTCGGAAACAATGATACTAGACCAGTTAGTATAA
- the purB gene encoding adenylosuccinate lyase, with protein MIGRYTLPQMKQIWSQESKFNKWLDIELAVCEAMAETGEIPQQVVAEIKDKADFTVARIKEIEAETRHDILAFLQAVAENVGQESKYIHKGLTSSDIKDTARALQLKEAAELILADLKDLKEVLASKAKEYKMQVMIGRTHGVHAEPVTLGLKLANWYSEIKRQIERIEGVLDRISVGKISGAVGTFANITPQVEELACQKLDLKPAAISSQILQRDRHAEYLSILAVIASSLDKFATEIRNLQRTDILEVEESFKKGQKGSSAMPHKKNPIVCERISGLSRVVKSNANTGFDNVNLWHERDLTHSSPERVVLPDSSILVDYMLTKFVDVVENLGVHEDNMKANLEETNGLIFSQKVMLTLVDKGLLRDDAYEIVQRNALQAWQGKKSFKELLLADGDLREHLAVEEVEEIFDYAYHLRHIDTIYQRLGLE; from the coding sequence ATGATTGGACGTTATACATTACCTCAGATGAAGCAAATTTGGAGTCAAGAGAGTAAGTTTAATAAATGGTTGGATATTGAATTAGCAGTTTGTGAAGCTATGGCTGAAACTGGTGAGATACCACAACAGGTAGTTGCAGAAATTAAAGATAAAGCAGATTTTACAGTAGCTAGAATTAAAGAGATAGAAGCAGAGACGCGACATGATATTTTAGCCTTTTTACAGGCAGTAGCAGAGAATGTAGGTCAAGAGTCAAAATATATTCATAAAGGATTAACTTCCTCAGATATTAAGGATACAGCTCGTGCTTTACAGCTTAAGGAAGCAGCTGAATTAATTTTAGCGGACTTAAAGGACTTAAAAGAAGTGCTAGCAAGTAAGGCTAAAGAATATAAAATGCAAGTCATGATTGGTAGGACACATGGTGTGCATGCTGAGCCAGTTACTTTAGGTTTAAAATTAGCTAATTGGTATTCGGAGATTAAGCGACAGATTGAGAGAATAGAAGGCGTGTTAGATAGAATTAGTGTTGGTAAGATTTCTGGTGCTGTTGGAACCTTTGCTAATATTACTCCTCAGGTTGAAGAGTTAGCTTGTCAAAAGTTGGATCTTAAGCCAGCTGCTATTTCTTCTCAAATTTTACAGCGAGATCGTCATGCTGAATATTTATCTATTTTAGCAGTAATAGCTAGTTCTTTAGATAAATTCGCTACTGAGATTCGAAATTTACAGCGAACTGATATTTTAGAAGTTGAGGAATCATTTAAAAAAGGGCAGAAAGGTTCTTCAGCTATGCCCCATAAAAAGAACCCAATTGTATGTGAACGGATTTCAGGTCTATCACGGGTTGTAAAATCTAATGCTAATACTGGATTTGATAATGTTAATCTATGGCATGAGCGAGATTTAACCCATTCTTCTCCTGAACGAGTTGTTTTACCAGATAGTAGTATTTTAGTTGATTATATGTTGACTAAATTTGTTGATGTAGTAGAGAATTTAGGAGTACATGAAGATAATATGAAGGCTAATTTAGAAGAGACTAACGGACTTATCTTCTCTCAAAAGGTAATGCTAACTTTAGTTGATAAGGGATTATTACGGGATGATGCCTATGAGATTGTACAACGGAATGCTCTTCAGGCTTGGCAGGGCAAGAAAAGTTTTAAGGAATTATTATTAGCAGATGGTGATTTAAGAGAGCATTTAGCAGTAGAAGAAGTAGAAGAAATTTTTGATTATGCTTACCATCTACGACATATAGATACTATTTACCAAAGACTTGGGTTGGAGTAA
- a CDS encoding cyclic lactone autoinducer peptide, which produces MKAKQAVKKIIKIVAKANVSSTSITLSYQPEVPKALKEKE; this is translated from the coding sequence ATGAAAGCAAAACAGGCTGTAAAGAAGATAATTAAGATAGTAGCTAAAGCTAATGTTTCTTCTACAAGCATAACTCTTAGTTACCAACCAGAAGTACCTAAGGCTTTAAAAGAAAAAGAATAA
- a CDS encoding accessory gene regulator ArgB-like protein, whose amino-acid sequence MVQQQDKFDLISNKIIDTYYQESSPEEKEILVFGTKIILVTVIGYSLILLFGSLLGVGYLALIAAVTAGVIKIFSGGVHASSLIQCVTSGTIMFNLFGLAAKYSTFYLKGKIIILLFGTLLIGSVIIDIYAPAIVKEKPINSKSKASRYKIYSFISFFIVHLIYFSCYKLGVANQFVVAGLLGVIWQLFSLTPLSYRLYNRDYITVEQAIEGR is encoded by the coding sequence ATGGTGCAGCAACAAGATAAATTTGATTTAATTAGTAACAAAATAATAGATACTTATTATCAAGAATCTTCACCTGAAGAAAAAGAAATATTAGTTTTTGGAACTAAAATTATATTAGTAACTGTAATAGGTTATTCATTAATTTTATTATTTGGTTCACTATTAGGAGTGGGCTATTTAGCTTTAATTGCAGCAGTCACAGCTGGGGTAATTAAGATTTTTTCTGGTGGAGTTCATGCTTCTTCTCTTATACAATGTGTTACCTCAGGAACAATTATGTTTAATTTGTTTGGTTTAGCAGCTAAATATTCAACTTTTTATTTGAAAGGAAAAATAATTATTTTATTATTTGGAACTTTATTAATTGGATCTGTAATTATTGATATTTATGCTCCGGCTATTGTTAAAGAGAAACCAATTAATTCTAAAAGTAAGGCATCTAGATATAAAATTTATTCTTTTATTTCTTTTTTTATTGTTCACTTAATTTATTTTAGTTGTTATAAACTAGGAGTTGCTAATCAATTTGTAGTAGCTGGCTTATTGGGGGTTATATGGCAATTATTTAGTCTAACCCCTCTATCTTATAGATTATATAATAGAGATTATATTACAGTAGAGCAAGCAATTGAGGGGAGGTGA
- a CDS encoding sensor histidine kinase, translating to MSVTKDLKQINLKQLQTSDSILDSILIPKKIEAKQLGIELIYQIDPGIEEIKLSLNKIFRIVSNLVDNAVDAIEVNNEGTEQIRVEGIKEDERYILSIYNTGSYIEPKLLDDLFKAGVSSKGRERGYGLYIVNSLVEQGHGEIEVKSDKDYGTEFKCYFSLK from the coding sequence ATGTCAGTAACTAAAGATTTAAAACAGATTAACTTAAAGCAACTTCAAACTTCTGATTCAATTTTAGATTCTATTCTAATTCCTAAAAAGATAGAAGCTAAGCAATTGGGGATAGAGTTGATATATCAGATTGATCCAGGAATAGAGGAAATTAAATTATCATTAAACAAAATCTTTAGGATAGTTTCTAATTTAGTTGATAATGCCGTTGACGCTATAGAAGTAAATAATGAAGGTACAGAGCAAATTAGGGTTGAGGGGATAAAAGAAGATGAGAGGTATATATTATCAATTTATAATACTGGTTCTTATATTGAGCCAAAGTTGTTAGATGATCTTTTTAAGGCTGGAGTCTCTAGTAAAGGTCGAGAACGAGGTTATGGTTTATATATTGTTAATTCATTAGTAGAACAAGGTCATGGTGAAATAGAAGTTAAAAGTGATAAAGACTATGGTACAGAGTTTAAATGTTATTTCAGTTTGAAATAA
- a CDS encoding transposase yields MINYTKLIYQLKRKLSTFSDKITKNLSKPKSKFIFQILYGLLESQSILLSEISRALKEDITLKKVIDRLSRNCKNFDQRSTVMNNYINSVKTCINENTIFCCDKSDIVKPASKKLEALDQVRDGSTGKINDGYDTFEIAALTEEHEMPLSVYSRVYSTKEKGFKSQNIETIKGLDFVKSHFGNQGIYALDRWYDNNRFYKYFTKNNDECNFVIRAKKTRNVIYKGQTMNILDVAKFYKGKYVANFKDKNNNPQKAKYSYAEIKLPAMPDKDLTMVIVKGLGLTPMILISNLAPESKKLTKTIFEAYLKRWKVEEYFRFKKQQFNLENIRVRSLNSIRTMDLLLSILIGFIAMLSEKRNKTKLNMWITKLSERIYDIPEFDYYAIATGIYNIFKKTRTGIQSFINKNIKYQQSQQLMLSKLLL; encoded by the coding sequence ATGATTAATTATACCAAACTTATCTATCAATTGAAACGAAAATTATCAACTTTTTCAGATAAAATCACTAAAAATTTATCAAAACCAAAATCTAAATTCATTTTTCAAATATTATATGGTCTATTAGAAAGTCAATCTATATTATTAAGTGAAATTTCTAGAGCTTTAAAAGAAGATATAACATTAAAAAAAGTAATTGATCGTTTATCTCGCAATTGTAAAAATTTTGATCAAAGATCAACAGTTATGAATAATTATATTAATTCAGTTAAAACATGCATTAACGAAAACACAATTTTTTGTTGTGATAAATCTGATATAGTTAAACCTGCAAGCAAAAAATTAGAAGCATTAGACCAAGTTCGTGATGGAAGCACTGGGAAAATTAACGATGGTTATGATACTTTTGAAATTGCAGCATTAACAGAAGAACATGAGATGCCGCTTTCTGTATATTCTCGGGTTTATTCTACTAAAGAAAAAGGATTCAAAAGTCAGAATATAGAGACTATCAAAGGTCTTGATTTTGTTAAATCACACTTTGGGAATCAAGGTATTTATGCCTTAGATCGTTGGTACGATAATAATCGTTTTTATAAATATTTTACAAAAAACAATGATGAATGTAATTTTGTTATTAGAGCTAAAAAAACTAGAAATGTTATTTATAAAGGGCAAACAATGAATATATTAGATGTAGCAAAGTTTTACAAAGGTAAATATGTTGCTAATTTTAAAGATAAAAACAATAATCCCCAAAAAGCAAAGTATAGTTATGCTGAAATAAAACTTCCTGCTATGCCAGATAAAGATTTAACTATGGTTATAGTAAAAGGGCTTGGGCTAACCCCTATGATATTAATTAGTAATTTAGCTCCTGAATCAAAAAAACTTACTAAAACTATATTTGAAGCATACTTAAAAAGATGGAAAGTAGAAGAATACTTTCGATTTAAAAAACAACAATTCAATTTAGAAAATATTAGAGTCAGATCTTTAAATAGTATTAGAACTATGGATTTGCTACTTAGTATTTTAATTGGTTTTATTGCTATGCTGTCAGAAAAGCGAAATAAAACTAAATTAAATATGTGGATAACTAAATTATCTGAAAGAATTTATGATATCCCCGAATTTGATTATTATGCAATAGCTACTGGAATTTATAATATTTTCAAGAAAACCCGAACAGGTATCCAAAGTTTTATTAATAAAAATATCAAATACCAACAATCACAACAATTAATGTTGTCTAAACTATTGCTATAA
- the dnaB gene encoding replicative DNA helicase, with translation MNEVEKVPPHSLDAEKSTLGSMLLDRDAIGKGIEILTSDDFYWQSHSIIFGAISQLFEAGEPVDLVTINQQLREDKKLEEVGGASYITSLVNSVPTAANIEHYAKIVGEKAMLRRLIKVAGEISQLGYSEEEDVDTLLDKAESRIFEISQTRRTDGFANVKDVLMDTFDRLEQLHEHNSDVTGVPTGFSDLDKMTSGFQESDLIIIAARPSMGKTALALNIAQYVAVEEDIPVAIFSLEMSKAQLVQRMLCTEAQVDNHRLRTGKLRDNDWRRLSQAAGRLGESNIFIDDTPGISAMEMRAKARRIKTEHGLGMILIDYLQLMQGSGSSESRQLEVSKISRSLKGLARELDVPVVSLSQLSRAVEQRNDKRPQLSDLRSSGSIEQDADVVAFIYRDEYYNPDTEKQGITEIIVGKQRNGPVGTVELAFQKEYTRFVDLSKREG, from the coding sequence ATGAATGAGGTGGAAAAAGTCCCTCCTCATAGTTTAGATGCAGAAAAATCTACTTTAGGATCAATGTTATTAGATCGTGATGCTATTGGTAAAGGGATTGAGATATTAACCTCTGATGATTTTTATTGGCAATCACACTCTATTATCTTTGGAGCAATTAGTCAATTATTTGAGGCTGGTGAACCAGTTGATTTAGTAACTATCAATCAACAGTTAAGAGAAGATAAAAAATTAGAAGAAGTAGGTGGAGCATCTTATATAACTTCGTTGGTTAATAGTGTTCCTACAGCAGCTAATATAGAGCATTATGCTAAGATTGTAGGAGAAAAAGCGATGTTAAGGCGATTAATTAAGGTAGCAGGAGAAATTTCTCAACTTGGTTATAGTGAAGAAGAAGATGTAGATACCTTATTAGATAAAGCTGAAAGTCGTATTTTTGAAATTTCTCAAACAAGAAGGACAGATGGTTTTGCTAATGTTAAGGATGTATTAATGGATACTTTTGATCGCTTAGAACAGTTACATGAGCACAATAGTGATGTAACAGGAGTCCCAACTGGTTTTAGTGATTTAGATAAAATGACTTCTGGTTTTCAAGAGTCTGATTTAATAATTATTGCAGCAAGGCCTAGTATGGGAAAGACTGCTTTAGCTTTAAATATAGCACAATATGTAGCTGTGGAAGAGGATATTCCAGTAGCTATCTTTTCACTAGAGATGTCAAAGGCACAGTTAGTACAAAGAATGTTATGTACTGAGGCACAGGTTGATAACCATAGACTGCGAACTGGTAAATTAAGGGATAATGATTGGCGTAGATTATCCCAAGCAGCAGGTCGTTTAGGAGAATCGAATATATTTATTGATGATACTCCAGGAATTAGTGCTATGGAGATGAGGGCCAAGGCTAGAAGAATCAAAACTGAACACGGATTAGGTATGATTTTAATAGATTATTTACAATTGATGCAAGGAAGTGGAAGTTCTGAGAGTCGTCAATTAGAAGTATCTAAGATTTCTCGTTCTTTAAAAGGTTTAGCTAGAGAATTGGATGTACCAGTAGTTTCATTATCTCAGTTAAGTAGAGCAGTAGAACAAAGAAATGATAAACGACCTCAACTTAGTGATTTAAGGTCTAGTGGTTCTATTGAGCAGGATGCTGATGTAGTAGCATTTATTTATCGTGATGAATATTATAATCCTGACACGGAAAAACAAGGGATTACTGAAATTATCGTAGGAAAACAACGGAATGGTCCTGTAGGTACAGTAGAACTAGCTTTTCAAAAAGAATATACAAGATTTGTTGATTTATCTAAGAGAGAAGGGTAG
- the rplI gene encoding 50S ribosomal protein L9, which yields MKVILKQNVNGLGKKGEIVEAADGYARNFLFAKGLAKEANQGNLNNLQQKKKAKKNRKQRKLEEAKKKAEKIEDKVLELSVKAGDNGRLFGSVTSNDVADKVQEKTGVKIDKRKVQLSDNIKSLGTTKVDIKLHKDVTATVKVKVVEA from the coding sequence ATGAAAGTTATTTTAAAGCAAAATGTTAATGGTTTAGGAAAAAAAGGAGAAATAGTTGAGGCGGCTGATGGATATGCCCGTAATTTTTTATTTGCCAAAGGATTAGCTAAGGAGGCAAATCAAGGGAATCTAAACAATTTACAACAGAAGAAGAAAGCTAAAAAGAATCGAAAGCAAAGAAAACTAGAAGAGGCTAAGAAAAAAGCTGAAAAGATTGAAGATAAAGTATTAGAACTTTCAGTTAAAGCTGGAGACAATGGTCGATTATTTGGTTCAGTAACTTCTAATGATGTTGCTGATAAAGTACAAGAAAAAACAGGAGTAAAAATTGATAAGCGTAAAGTACAGTTATCTGACAATATTAAAAGTTTAGGTACTACAAAGGTTGATATTAAGTTGCATAAAGATGTTACAGCTACAGTTAAAGTTAAGGTTGTAGAAGCTTAA
- a CDS encoding DUF2232 domain-containing protein, whose protein sequence is MKTKALVEGALLAGLTVIMTILGFFLPLGSFILLITPLPLIVLAARWSSKLSIMASLVNAILLMILINPSLLLLSIFYTGLIGVSMGAAFEEEFSAKLILAVGSIAVIVSFIVSLFVGTYIFNIDILKQLEAGFDLGIGVYQQLGISGETVKELGAQIVTLIKETYPALFLSSGVLVAIVNYYFSAKVLNRFSEYSYPPLLSLEKMRLSKYIAFLYILSIIFNQQIVWKNIYIIANFLVLLEGVAVIYYYILEGRINKLIIILAIIFFPITMQMLLFVGLADILFDFRRLSKENLT, encoded by the coding sequence TTGAAGACTAAGGCATTAGTAGAGGGGGCATTATTAGCAGGGCTTACTGTGATAATGACTATCTTAGGTTTCTTTTTACCTTTAGGTAGTTTTATATTATTAATAACTCCCTTACCATTGATTGTTTTGGCTGCTAGATGGAGTAGTAAGTTAAGTATTATGGCTAGTTTAGTAAATGCCATTCTTTTGATGATTTTAATTAATCCTTCCTTATTACTGCTAAGTATCTTTTATACTGGTTTAATTGGTGTTAGTATGGGGGCAGCTTTTGAGGAAGAATTCTCTGCGAAATTAATTTTAGCTGTAGGAAGTATAGCAGTAATTGTATCATTTATCGTTAGTTTATTTGTTGGAACTTATATATTTAATATTGATATTTTAAAACAGTTAGAGGCAGGATTTGATTTAGGAATTGGGGTTTATCAACAATTAGGAATATCTGGTGAAACAGTTAAAGAATTAGGGGCTCAAATTGTTACTTTAATTAAAGAGACTTATCCGGCTTTATTCTTAAGTAGTGGTGTATTAGTGGCAATTGTCAACTACTATTTTAGTGCTAAGGTTCTAAATCGCTTTTCTGAATATAGTTATCCTCCGTTACTTTCTTTAGAGAAAATGAGATTATCTAAATATATAGCATTTTTGTATATTTTATCAATTATTTTTAATCAACAGATAGTTTGGAAGAACATTTACATTATTGCTAATTTTTTAGTATTGTTAGAAGGGGTAGCTGTGATTTATTATTATATATTAGAAGGTAGAATAAATAAATTAATAATAATTTTAGCTATAATTTTCTTCCCAATTACTATGCAAATGTTATTATTTGTAGGGTTGGCTGATATTTTATTTGATTTTCGTAGATTAAGTAAAGAAAATCTTACTTAA
- a CDS encoding MazG-like family protein: MKKYNSKDRSITKNLKIIEWLKTELLDNVSTLFKAMFNKDDEFELLDIIVKIIMSAYLLAQRLGYSFDQVDRKLEKKLNRNIDDKHQIENWYGDLSKLLEHLRKRS, from the coding sequence ATGAAGAAGTATAATTCTAAAGATAGATCTATTACAAAGAATTTAAAGATTATCGAGTGGTTGAAAACAGAATTATTAGATAATGTATCTACTTTATTTAAAGCAATGTTTAATAAAGATGATGAGTTTGAATTACTAGATATAATAGTTAAAATTATTATGTCGGCTTATTTATTGGCCCAAAGATTAGGGTATTCATTTGACCAGGTAGATAGGAAGTTAGAAAAAAAGTTAAATCGTAATATTGATGATAAACACCAAATTGAAAATTGGTATGGTGACTTAAGTAAACTACTGGAACACTTGCGAAAGCGAAGTTGA
- the rpsR gene encoding 30S ribosomal protein S18, with protein sequence MGRRKSCEFCAKGLDGVDYKDLKTLKKYITDRGKVLPRRITGNCAKHQRDITKAIKRARNMALLPFKID encoded by the coding sequence ATGGGACGTCGAAAGTCTTGTGAATTTTGTGCAAAAGGTTTAGATGGAGTTGATTATAAAGACTTAAAGACTTTAAAAAAATATATTACTGACCGGGGAAAAGTACTACCTAGAAGAATTACAGGTAACTGTGCTAAGCACCAACGTGATATAACTAAGGCAATTAAGAGAGCTAGAAATATGGCTTTATTGCCTTTTAAAATTGATTAA